A region of the Anaerohalosphaeraceae bacterium genome:
AGCCGGTACTGGTCGGGGAGTTCGGTAATATTTCCGAGAATATGGACGAGGACCGGCTGCTGATTCGCAACGGCATCTGGGCGGGTTTCTTTCTGGGACAAAGCGCTCACCCCTGGTGGTGGGACCGGATTGACCCTTACGGCTGGAGCGAGGATTTTCTTCCATTGAGTCTTTTCGCCCAAGGGGAGGATTTGGCCGCATTTGCCCCCCTGCCTCGGGCCGTCGGAGGCAACGAAATCATCGTCGCCGAACCACTGATGGACGGTTTCGAGGATGTGCCGATCGAGGGACTGCATTGCCATCAGAGGGATGATAGTTTTACAGGACAGGCGTTTTTGTCCGTCTATCTGCATGCACCGTGGAGCAATAAAAAATCCAATCCTTATTTTCACGTGAATATGCCGGAGGCAGGACAATTCATCCTCTTTGTTAAAAATGTCTCCGGAGCCGGGGCTTCTATTCAGATGACAATCGACGGAAATACGGTCTATTCACAACCGCAGCCGGCAGGCGGGAGCAATTATCAAATTTCTGTGCCGATTTCAGCCGGACCCCATACCGTTCGAGTGGTTAATTCCGGGCCGGACTGGATTGAAATCCCGCGGTATGAGTTTCGGCCGAATACGGTTTCGTTTGTAAAGACACTGGGGCTGGCCGGACAACAACGGGCCCTGGTCTGGATTTATGACATCGACAGCCAGGAAGGACGAACCGCCCATGGTTGGATTGAGGGCCAGACGCTGACGGTTCGGGGACTGGATGACGGCTGGTACAATCTGGATTATTTCCTCACAAGGGCGCCGGGCGGAGCGGCTTACGGAACATCCGCTTACTCCTCCGGCGGTATCCTTCAGAGCCCCATCCCGATGTTCGAACGAGATGTCGCCGTGAAGATTACGGACGTGATGGATTTGGACAATCTGGCCGCCCTTGCCGGAGAATGGCTTCAAACCGGCGGCAATCTCGCCTGCGACTGGACGGGGGATGGACGCGTCGATGAAAAGGATTTTGCCTGGATGGCCGGACGATGGATGCTTTTGAAGAATTATCAGAATCCCCCGCTGGTGCTTTCGGCCGGTCAAAATCAAACGTTGGTTCTGCAGGGAGGCACAACTCCTGCGGTCCGGATGAACCCGACGGTTCGGGCCTTAGGACCGCTGACGTTTGAATGGACGCTTCAATACACAGGACCGGCCCAGCCGATTCCGCGAATCGAAGACATTTGCTCCAATGCCTTTGAGCCGAATCCTTCGTTTTCTTTTTCCCAAATCGGCGTGTATCGGCTGACACTTACCGTGACGAATGCCCTGAACCAATCGGACAGCGCCGATGTGAGCGTTGAGGTGCTTTCCTATCCGAGGCGGTTTGAAGCGGAGGATGCCGACCTTTCGCAATTGGTCGGCGGCAGCAGCGGGGTTTACAATGACCCAACGGCCGGCGGCGGACGGTATTGCCTGATAGACTGGAGCGGCACACCGCGCATTATCTGGACGGTTCAGGCCCCTGCCGCAGGGATATACAACCTCTATGTTCGTTCACAAGGCGTCTGCTGCTACAGCGGACGAGGGGATTATCTGAAGGTCAACAATGGGCCTAATCAGTTTTTCCAATTCGGCAATACACCGGACGGCCGATGGACCCTTTTCGGACCGATCCCAATTTCCCTGAATGAAGGGACAAATACTATCCAGATTATCCGCAGCTGGGGCGGAATTCGGTATGACTATATTGAACTGCCGGACCTATAAAGCCGAGCATACACCTCTTTTATCTCTTTTTTTGTTTTGTATTGCAAACAGCACTTATGTATAGATATAATCAGAATATGGGAACTGTTAGAACCCTCTATTGGAAAGGAGCGCCG
Encoded here:
- a CDS encoding DUF5060 domain-containing protein, which codes for MTSRRKRRGQTKYPHMCGFSIWLFGLLQMNAFPAALTSFSQNADTLEQYKKYEAVFTLDTSYNNPFDTDIVEIWAEMTCPDSTSLYVPAFYYRSYQVSGSNPETYSNPGPEQWRFRFSPTQVGPYTYSLYLKDTSGTQTLYTGGHFVCIPGQEKGFIRIHSDGRTFRYDNGQPRIHIGRNVAWTGSGWAGLAGFRHYFEQMNLVGENWARIWMCPWSGDGGLILEWRGHPYFEGVGRLSMQTAQRLDSIIEAAEQNGIAVQLTLQYHGAFSTRVNPNWNENPYNQLYASEGGFLSAPEEFFTNPEAIRLTRNKYRYIVARWGYSPAIFAWELWNEVQYTGSEARNWWTAAYREEVRQWHQQMAAYIKSIDPHRHPVTTSDYYQLSSSLYELNEIDIVQEHFYESPTIDTARKMLPALWERFHKPVLVGEFGNISENMDEDRLLIRNGIWAGFFLGQSAHPWWWDRIDPYGWSEDFLPLSLFAQGEDLAAFAPLPRAVGGNEIIVAEPLMDGFEDVPIEGLHCHQRDDSFTGQAFLSVYLHAPWSNKKSNPYFHVNMPEAGQFILFVKNVSGAGASIQMTIDGNTVYSQPQPAGGSNYQISVPISAGPHTVRVVNSGPDWIEIPRYEFRPNTVSFVKTLGLAGQQRALVWIYDIDSQEGRTAHGWIEGQTLTVRGLDDGWYNLDYFLTRAPGGAAYGTSAYSSGGILQSPIPMFERDVAVKITDVMDLDNLAALAGEWLQTGGNLACDWTGDGRVDEKDFAWMAGRWMLLKNYQNPPLVLSAGQNQTLVLQGGTTPAVRMNPTVRALGPLTFEWTLQYTGPAQPIPRIEDICSNAFEPNPSFSFSQIGVYRLTLTVTNALNQSDSADVSVEVLSYPRRFEAEDADLSQLVGGSSGVYNDPTAGGGRYCLIDWSGTPRIIWTVQAPAAGIYNLYVRSQGVCCYSGRGDYLKVNNGPNQFFQFGNTPDGRWTLFGPIPISLNEGTNTIQIIRSWGGIRYDYIELPDL